One window of Cystobacter fuscus DSM 2262 genomic DNA carries:
- a CDS encoding YifB family Mg chelatase-like AAA ATPase: protein MLARVRSGALMGIDAVVVECEVDMALGLPYFSVVGLPEGAVRESKVRVVSALKNCGFELPSKRITVNLAPADIRKEGAAFELPIALGVLAAAKLMPEEPLSHYLFGGELSLDGGVKPIKGVLPLAVAARDGGYQGVMVPEANAAEASLVQGLRVVAIRHLREAVDHLIGDKPLAPFTREHLPPPSGRPRPAPLDMSEVRGQADLKTALELAAAGGHNVLFCGPPGSGKTMLARRLPGILPTMAFDEALEVTKIYSVLGLLGDTHSLMRERPFRAPHHTISDAGLVGGGPATRPGELSLAHHGVLFLDELPEFRKNVLEVLRQPLEEGSIHLARAIQHVTYPCRVMLVAAMNPCPCGYFNVPGRTCTCPEYRVHDYHSRVSGPLLDRIDITLQTRPVEYRHIARPGDEEPPSTYYRERVEAARERQRARFREEPGVHCNAQMPARLLHLYCKPAPRAERMLERAVRQFGLSARAHDRILKLARSRADLEGHERIEDMDMHLAIDCRQMDRRGWLHTNLQGAPPSRQDSSGPWPRPEDS from the coding sequence ATGCTGGCGCGGGTGCGGTCGGGCGCGTTGATGGGAATCGACGCGGTGGTGGTGGAGTGCGAGGTCGATATGGCCCTCGGACTGCCGTATTTCAGTGTGGTGGGGTTGCCGGAGGGCGCGGTGCGCGAGTCCAAGGTGCGGGTCGTCTCCGCGCTGAAGAATTGCGGCTTCGAACTGCCCTCCAAGCGCATCACGGTGAACCTGGCGCCCGCGGACATCCGCAAGGAAGGCGCCGCGTTCGAACTGCCCATCGCGCTGGGGGTGCTCGCGGCGGCCAAGCTCATGCCCGAGGAGCCTCTGTCTCACTACCTCTTCGGCGGAGAGCTATCGCTGGATGGCGGGGTGAAGCCCATCAAGGGGGTATTGCCGCTGGCGGTGGCGGCCCGGGATGGGGGCTACCAGGGGGTGATGGTGCCCGAGGCGAACGCGGCCGAGGCCTCGCTCGTGCAGGGGCTGCGCGTGGTGGCCATCCGCCACCTGCGCGAGGCCGTGGACCACCTGATCGGCGACAAGCCCCTCGCGCCCTTCACCCGCGAGCACCTGCCGCCCCCGAGCGGACGTCCGCGCCCGGCGCCCCTGGACATGTCCGAGGTGCGCGGGCAGGCCGACCTGAAGACGGCGCTGGAGCTCGCCGCCGCCGGAGGGCACAACGTGCTGTTCTGCGGCCCACCTGGCTCGGGCAAGACGATGCTGGCGCGGCGGCTGCCCGGCATCCTCCCCACCATGGCGTTCGACGAGGCGCTGGAGGTGACGAAGATCTACTCCGTGCTCGGGCTGCTGGGGGACACGCACTCGCTCATGCGCGAGCGGCCCTTCCGCGCGCCCCACCACACCATCTCCGACGCGGGCCTCGTGGGCGGCGGCCCCGCCACCCGGCCCGGCGAACTGTCCCTCGCGCACCACGGGGTGCTCTTCCTCGACGAGCTGCCCGAGTTCCGCAAGAACGTGCTGGAGGTGCTGCGTCAGCCCCTGGAGGAAGGCTCCATCCACCTGGCGCGCGCCATCCAGCATGTCACCTACCCCTGCCGGGTGATGCTGGTGGCGGCGATGAACCCCTGCCCGTGCGGCTACTTCAACGTCCCCGGCCGCACCTGCACGTGCCCTGAGTACCGGGTGCATGACTACCACTCGCGGGTGAGCGGGCCGCTGCTCGACCGGATCGACATCACCCTGCAGACGCGCCCCGTGGAGTACCGCCACATCGCCCGCCCCGGCGACGAGGAGCCCCCGAGCACGTACTACCGCGAGCGCGTGGAAGCGGCGCGCGAGCGCCAGCGGGCCCGCTTCCGCGAGGAGCCCGGCGTGCACTGCAACGCCCAGATGCCGGCGCGGCTGCTGCACCTCTACTGCAAACCCGCGCCCCGGGCCGAGCGGATGCTCGAGCGGGCCGTGCGCCAGTTCGGCCTGTCCGCGCGCGCCCATGATCGCATCCTCAAGCTGGCGCGCTCCCGGGCGGACCTCGAGGGACACGAGCGCATCGAGGACATGGACATGCACCTGGCCATCGACTGCCGGCAGATGGATCGCCGCGGCTGGTTGCACACCAACCTCCAGGGTGCTCCCCCCTCCCGCCAGGACAGCTCCGGCCCCTGGCCCCGGCCCGAGGACTCCTGA
- a CDS encoding DUF2378 family protein produces MADELLVFEQTIEAVFVRALHGRLSPACRERLRQAGLDVEQKLRPAYPFASWMTFLRIVAEELYPQLPLEESAFKLGEAYMDGYRETMLGRAVLSLLRVLGPRRALMRATQHFRSGNNYTESRLKELGPRKFELWMNEVGSLPSFTAGIIHAGLRTAGVEHLRIELTGYDGHACTYCINWSDASVSSGVAGNGDSKAATRSGSINSL; encoded by the coding sequence ATGGCCGACGAGCTCCTGGTTTTCGAGCAGACCATCGAGGCGGTTTTCGTGCGCGCCCTCCACGGGCGCCTGTCCCCCGCCTGCCGGGAGCGCCTGCGCCAGGCGGGGCTGGACGTCGAGCAGAAGCTCCGCCCGGCGTACCCCTTCGCCTCCTGGATGACGTTCCTGCGCATCGTGGCGGAGGAGCTCTATCCCCAGCTGCCGCTGGAGGAGAGCGCCTTCAAGCTCGGCGAGGCCTATATGGACGGCTATCGCGAGACGATGCTCGGCCGCGCGGTGCTCTCGCTCCTGCGCGTGCTGGGGCCGCGGCGCGCCCTCATGCGCGCCACCCAGCACTTCCGCTCGGGCAACAACTACACCGAGTCACGCCTCAAGGAGCTGGGGCCGCGCAAGTTCGAGCTGTGGATGAACGAGGTCGGCTCCCTGCCCTCGTTCACCGCGGGCATCATCCACGCGGGCCTGCGCACCGCCGGCGTGGAGCACCTGCGCATCGAGCTGACCGGCTACGACGGCCACGCCTGCACCTACTGCATCAACTGGAGCGACGCCTCGGTCTCCTCGGGCGTGGCCGGCAACGGGGACTCCAAGGCCGCCACCAGGTCCGGATCCATCAACTCCCTGTAG
- a CDS encoding ExbD/TolR family protein — translation MSARRQFVKPSTPPNSEINVTPLVDVVLVLLIIFMVLTPLLEKDIEVRIPETEEVPPPPDDTPDTQLIVKLDPAGAYTINTEPVTEADYVTKLKRMLGAKKKEDRIVFFVADDKANYGKLVAAFDGAKQAGAFVLGMATEDIPAAAAATGAPGEVPPVPPAPPAPPTP, via the coding sequence ATGTCCGCCCGCCGCCAGTTCGTCAAGCCCAGCACCCCCCCCAACTCGGAAATCAACGTCACGCCCCTGGTGGACGTGGTGCTGGTGCTGCTCATCATCTTCATGGTGCTCACGCCGCTGCTCGAGAAGGACATCGAGGTGCGCATCCCGGAGACCGAGGAAGTCCCCCCGCCTCCGGACGACACGCCCGACACCCAGCTCATCGTCAAGCTGGACCCCGCGGGTGCCTACACCATCAACACCGAGCCGGTGACCGAGGCCGACTACGTCACCAAGCTCAAGCGCATGCTGGGCGCCAAGAAGAAGGAGGACCGCATCGTCTTCTTCGTGGCGGATGACAAGGCCAACTACGGCAAGCTCGTGGCCGCCTTCGACGGCGCCAAGCAGGCCGGCGCCTTCGTGCTCGGCATGGCCACCGAGGACATCCCCGCCGCCGCCGCCGCCACCGGAGCCCCCGGCGAGGTGCCCCCCGTGCCCCCGGCCCCTCCCGCGCCCCCTACTCCCTGA
- a CDS encoding ExbD/TolR family protein: MGMSAGGPQGGPKSEINVTPLVDVVLVLLIIFMVVTPMLQRGKSVTLPKAAKVEEEKKSGEDPDPIILSVTADKKTFVEQDEYDAAALESKLRDTLAYLPNKKILLKGDNTLTVGDIRQVMEITRKAKAKKIFLGVEEQKN; encoded by the coding sequence ATGGGTATGTCAGCAGGAGGCCCTCAAGGGGGGCCCAAGAGCGAGATCAACGTCACGCCCCTGGTGGACGTGGTGCTGGTGCTGCTCATCATCTTCATGGTCGTCACGCCCATGCTCCAGCGTGGCAAGTCCGTCACCCTCCCCAAGGCCGCCAAGGTCGAGGAGGAGAAGAAGAGTGGCGAGGATCCCGATCCCATCATCCTCTCCGTCACCGCGGACAAGAAGACGTTCGTGGAACAGGACGAGTACGACGCGGCGGCGCTGGAGTCCAAGCTCCGGGACACCCTCGCCTACCTGCCCAACAAGAAGATCCTCCTCAAGGGCGACAACACCCTCACCGTGGGTGACATCCGCCAGGTGATGGAGATCACGCGCAAGGCCAAGGCCAAGAAGATCTTTCTCGGCGTCGAGGAGCAGAAGAACTAG
- a CDS encoding MotA/TolQ/ExbB proton channel family protein produces MDFSLTHIWQSTGLFARFIIFTLAFMSVSSLVVMAERIIVFRKTRKDSRNFAAKMGAILAKGDLAQAAGANLGKDVGHLGRVINSGLTAYRISPANKEVAVESVARALERQAQREVQSLKRGLGVLATVGSTAPFVGLLGTTMGIVNAFQQMATAGAGGLGTISAGISEALITTAFGLLVAIPAVIAYNFLSGWVDSRSVDISESSNEFLDVVARHFGGSHTAQG; encoded by the coding sequence ATGGATTTCTCCCTTACCCACATCTGGCAGTCCACGGGCCTCTTCGCCCGCTTCATCATCTTCACCCTCGCCTTCATGTCCGTGTCGTCCCTGGTCGTGATGGCCGAGCGCATCATCGTCTTCCGCAAGACGCGCAAGGACTCGCGCAATTTCGCGGCGAAGATGGGCGCCATCCTCGCCAAGGGAGATCTGGCCCAGGCCGCGGGCGCCAACCTCGGCAAGGACGTGGGTCACCTGGGCCGCGTGATCAACTCGGGCCTCACCGCCTACCGCATCAGCCCCGCGAACAAGGAAGTGGCGGTGGAGTCGGTGGCGCGCGCGCTCGAGCGCCAGGCGCAGCGTGAGGTGCAGAGCCTCAAGCGCGGCCTGGGTGTGCTGGCCACCGTGGGTTCCACGGCCCCGTTCGTCGGTCTGCTCGGCACCACGATGGGTATCGTGAACGCCTTCCAGCAGATGGCCACCGCGGGCGCGGGCGGTCTGGGCACCATCTCCGCCGGTATCTCCGAGGCGCTCATCACCACGGCCTTCGGTCTGCTCGTGGCCATCCCCGCCGTGATCGCCTACAACTTCCTGTCCGGTTGGGTGGACTCGCGCTCGGTGGACATCTCCGAGTCCTCCAACGAGTTCCTGGACGTGGTGGCGCGGCACTTCGGTGGCTCGCACACCGCTCAGGGCTAA
- a CDS encoding energy transducer TonB, with protein MFDSVLDRGQGPKSRFGVGAVVSVVLHVALVGGIAWLSMRPPKEEEKEVEVTFKQAMAPPVAAAPPPPPPPPPASKKATKKPTVKKPDTIVQPKEIPQEKPPEVEPEPAAEEEEATEEEVEGGVEGGVAGGVVGGVIGGVVGGVLGGQVGGTGTDVLPFGAGMTRPEKLSGPQPQYTREALEAHVQGLMIVKCVITTEGKVERCRIIKPLPHMEQAVLDSLYAQRYKPVTFQGRPVQVDYTFNIRLSMPR; from the coding sequence ATGTTCGACTCTGTCCTTGACCGAGGGCAAGGGCCCAAGTCCCGTTTCGGAGTGGGTGCCGTCGTCTCGGTGGTGCTGCACGTCGCGCTGGTGGGTGGCATCGCGTGGTTGTCGATGCGGCCGCCGAAAGAGGAAGAGAAGGAAGTCGAGGTGACGTTCAAGCAGGCCATGGCTCCTCCGGTGGCCGCGGCACCGCCGCCTCCTCCGCCCCCGCCCCCCGCGTCGAAGAAGGCCACCAAGAAGCCCACGGTGAAGAAGCCGGACACCATCGTCCAGCCCAAGGAAATCCCCCAGGAGAAGCCACCCGAGGTGGAGCCTGAGCCGGCCGCCGAGGAGGAAGAGGCGACCGAGGAAGAGGTCGAGGGTGGAGTCGAGGGCGGTGTGGCGGGAGGCGTCGTCGGCGGAGTGATTGGCGGTGTGGTCGGTGGCGTACTCGGTGGCCAGGTGGGAGGCACCGGAACGGACGTGTTGCCCTTCGGCGCGGGAATGACCCGCCCCGAGAAGCTGTCGGGTCCTCAGCCCCAGTACACCCGCGAGGCCCTCGAGGCCCATGTCCAGGGTCTCATGATCGTCAAGTGCGTCATCACCACGGAGGGCAAGGTCGAGCGCTGCCGCATCATCAAGCCGCTGCCGCACATGGAACAGGCCGTGTTGGACTCGCTGTATGCCCAGCGCTACAAGCCGGTGACGTTCCAGGGTCGGCCCGTCCAGGTCGACTACACCTTCAACATCCGCCTGAGCATGCCGCGCTGA
- a CDS encoding TonB-dependent receptor, translated as MQVRRMLRATGAVVIAGLTYSTAAYADSVIIGSVVNADNKKPVADVVVTATSPNLQGEQVVVTDAQGQYRIPQLPPGVYTLRFDKESFRPFSRSEVQLRLDRTIRVNVELLPEGFTEEIVLTGTPPTIDVGSTSTGVNVDQDFIKRIAVNRPGGKGGGARSFESLAELAPGAQSDSYGVSINGTTSPENGYVVDGLSTNDPAFGVNASPLSVEFVQDVNIITGGYMPEYGRSTGGVINAVTKSGSNEFHGSIYGTVTPGFAEGPRTPVRQAASVIAGQNALNFLGDVGATLGGPILKDKLWFFAGVAPSYTSYTHTRTLNRLLIERDASGAPVLDAKGNPTVLKDERDFERTELIPNSTSQYGVRAQSVQYLGKLTYLLNQDHNVSVSIAGTPSSSGGRGVFAIDQQSGALQERFNAKPGSSALANVQELTSTTSAALKYAGAFNDKNVLVDANFGWFHQTSASLPADGSRPGDTTGDAGLALVWYRQPRSIAFYEPEIPNIAALCEDGKGGTVACPASNSSSNYYSGGPGLIKDALLDRVQGNAKVTYLLKALGSHVFKAGIDIERLNYNNVRAYTGGVYLREGVSNTLWQDYRRYGYLSGPDASADALTQTANSASTTAGGFIQDSWTIANRVTLNVGVRYDSQWLYGNGGQELAFVLGNQISPRLGVIVDPMANGRMKVYANFARYYEQVPINLLDRGFPTEQRYVAYRNASGCAAANLDTPDGQRACLAGSNLAQINSYSDLNPSFSYLGGKSDATPVDPNIQPQSSDELLFGAEYELLANTRLGATYTHRSMNSVIEDMSRDGGNTYFLGNPGSGFTEGEFPKATRDYDAVSVFLTRNFTDGWLAQASYTWSRLYGNYAGLFRPENDQLDPNTNSDFDLVELLENRTGLLPYDRTHSVKLFGAKEFNFTNNLTGSLGMSYRGSSGTPISYLGGHPTYGTSEAFILPRGTAGRTPWVHNIDGNIGVNYRVTRTNVLSLSLDVFNIFNFQQYTQVDQIYANEDVLPIADGIEGELTPDKVTTYAGTPLPADKVNKNFKQATVYQAPRQIRLGLKYTF; from the coding sequence ATGCAAGTCAGACGGATGCTCCGGGCGACTGGAGCGGTCGTAATTGCGGGCTTGACGTACAGCACCGCGGCCTACGCCGACAGCGTCATCATCGGAAGTGTTGTCAACGCTGACAACAAGAAGCCCGTAGCAGACGTCGTGGTCACGGCGACCTCTCCCAATCTTCAAGGTGAGCAGGTTGTCGTTACGGACGCTCAGGGCCAATACCGTATTCCCCAGCTTCCGCCCGGTGTCTACACGCTGCGCTTCGACAAGGAGTCGTTCCGGCCCTTCTCGCGCTCGGAAGTGCAGCTGCGCCTGGATCGCACCATCCGGGTGAACGTGGAGCTGCTGCCCGAGGGCTTCACCGAGGAGATCGTCCTGACGGGCACGCCGCCCACTATCGACGTCGGCTCGACGAGCACGGGCGTCAACGTGGATCAGGACTTCATCAAGCGCATCGCGGTGAACCGTCCGGGTGGCAAGGGCGGCGGCGCGCGCTCCTTCGAGAGCCTGGCCGAGCTGGCCCCGGGCGCGCAGAGTGACTCGTACGGCGTGTCCATCAACGGCACCACCTCGCCCGAGAACGGGTACGTGGTGGACGGCCTGTCGACGAACGATCCCGCCTTCGGCGTCAACGCGAGCCCCCTGAGCGTGGAGTTCGTGCAGGACGTGAACATCATCACCGGCGGTTACATGCCGGAGTACGGCCGCTCCACGGGCGGTGTGATCAACGCGGTGACGAAGTCGGGCTCCAACGAGTTCCACGGCTCCATCTACGGCACCGTCACCCCGGGCTTCGCCGAGGGTCCGCGCACCCCGGTGCGCCAGGCCGCCTCGGTCATCGCCGGTCAGAACGCGCTGAACTTCCTGGGTGACGTGGGCGCCACCCTGGGTGGTCCCATCCTCAAGGACAAGCTGTGGTTCTTCGCCGGTGTGGCTCCGTCCTACACCAGCTACACCCACACCCGCACCCTCAACCGCCTCCTGATCGAGCGGGACGCGAGCGGCGCTCCGGTGCTGGACGCGAAGGGCAATCCGACCGTCCTGAAGGATGAGCGTGACTTCGAGAGGACCGAGCTCATCCCGAACTCGACGAGCCAGTACGGCGTCCGGGCCCAGTCGGTGCAGTACCTCGGCAAGCTGACGTACCTGCTCAACCAGGACCACAACGTCTCCGTGTCGATCGCCGGCACGCCGAGCTCGTCCGGTGGCCGCGGCGTGTTCGCGATCGATCAGCAGTCGGGCGCGCTGCAGGAGCGGTTCAACGCGAAGCCGGGCAGCTCGGCGCTCGCCAACGTGCAGGAGCTGACGAGCACCACCTCGGCGGCCCTCAAGTACGCGGGTGCCTTCAACGACAAGAACGTCCTGGTGGACGCCAACTTCGGCTGGTTCCACCAGACGTCCGCCAGCCTGCCCGCGGATGGCTCGCGGCCAGGTGACACGACGGGTGACGCGGGCCTCGCGCTGGTGTGGTACCGCCAGCCCCGCTCCATCGCCTTCTACGAGCCGGAGATCCCGAACATCGCGGCGCTGTGCGAGGACGGCAAGGGTGGAACGGTCGCCTGCCCGGCCAGCAACTCGTCCAGCAACTACTACTCGGGCGGTCCCGGTCTCATCAAGGACGCGCTGTTGGACCGCGTGCAGGGCAACGCCAAGGTCACCTACCTGCTCAAGGCCCTGGGCAGCCACGTGTTCAAGGCGGGCATCGACATCGAGCGGCTCAACTACAACAACGTCCGGGCCTACACGGGCGGCGTGTACCTGCGTGAGGGCGTGAGCAACACGCTGTGGCAGGACTACCGCCGCTACGGCTACCTGTCGGGTCCGGATGCCTCGGCGGATGCGCTCACCCAGACGGCCAACTCCGCCAGCACCACCGCGGGTGGTTTCATCCAGGACAGCTGGACGATCGCCAACCGCGTGACGCTCAACGTGGGCGTGCGCTACGACTCCCAGTGGCTGTACGGCAACGGCGGTCAGGAGCTGGCCTTCGTGCTCGGCAACCAGATCTCCCCGCGCCTGGGTGTGATCGTCGACCCGATGGCCAACGGCCGCATGAAGGTGTACGCCAACTTCGCGCGCTACTACGAGCAGGTGCCCATCAACCTGCTCGACCGTGGCTTCCCCACCGAGCAGCGCTACGTCGCCTACCGCAACGCCAGCGGGTGCGCCGCGGCCAACCTCGACACGCCCGACGGCCAGCGCGCGTGCCTGGCCGGTAGCAACCTGGCGCAGATCAACTCGTACAGCGACCTGAACCCCAGCTTCAGCTACCTGGGCGGCAAGTCCGACGCGACGCCGGTGGACCCCAACATCCAGCCTCAGTCCTCGGACGAGCTGCTCTTCGGCGCCGAGTACGAACTGCTGGCCAACACCCGCCTGGGCGCCACCTATACCCACCGCAGCATGAACTCGGTCATCGAGGACATGAGCCGCGATGGTGGCAACACGTACTTCCTGGGCAACCCGGGCTCCGGCTTCACCGAGGGGGAGTTCCCGAAGGCCACGCGTGACTACGACGCGGTGTCGGTGTTCCTCACCCGCAACTTCACGGATGGTTGGCTGGCGCAGGCGAGCTACACGTGGTCGCGTCTGTACGGCAACTACGCCGGTCTGTTCCGTCCGGAGAACGATCAGCTCGATCCGAACACCAACTCGGACTTCGACCTGGTCGAGCTGCTGGAAAACCGCACGGGCCTGCTGCCCTACGACCGCACCCACTCCGTCAAGCTCTTCGGCGCCAAGGAGTTCAACTTCACCAACAACCTGACGGGCAGCCTCGGTATGTCGTACCGCGGCAGCTCGGGCACGCCCATCAGCTACCTCGGCGGTCACCCCACCTACGGCACGAGCGAGGCGTTCATCCTCCCCCGTGGCACCGCGGGCCGCACGCCCTGGGTTCACAACATCGATGGCAACATCGGCGTGAACTACCGCGTGACCCGGACCAACGTGCTGTCGCTCAGCCTGGACGTGTTCAACATCTTCAACTTCCAGCAGTACACGCAGGTGGATCAGATCTACGCCAACGAGGACGTGCTTCCCATCGCGGACGGCATCGAGGGCGAGCTGACCCCGGACAAGGTGACGACGTACGCGGGCACTCCGCTGCCGGCGGACAAGGTGAACAAGAACTTCAAGCAGGCGACCGTCTACCAGGCTCCGCGGCAGATCCGCCTGGGTCTCAAGTACACCTTCTGA
- a CDS encoding radical SAM protein, with translation MERRYSIVERAQALLADEQGTLYKDAPYRVALCYPSPYHVGMSSLGYQAIYGEVHAHAGVTAERAFLPDDVEEYRRTRTPLFTLETQSPVSEFPLLAFSVAYELELTGLFSMLELARIPLLREERTERHPLIVAGGPLTFSNPDPLEPFVDVLVQGEAEDLIHVLLDAAPSMDKDALLTHLAGIPGFRVPGRGGARYHVAKSTDARLPARSAIITPHTELRSMFLIEPERGCSRGCHYCVMRRTTNGGMRTVPPERVLSLIPEHARRVGLVGAAVTDHPRIVELLRTLVDAGREVGVSSLRADRLTQELVDQLRRGGATNLTVAADGASQRMRDLVDRKHSEEQIVRAANFARTAGMRQLKVYNVVGLPLEEDADVDELARFTTELSRIMPVALGVAPFVAKRNTPLDGAPFAGIREVESRLERLRRGLKGRAEVRPTSARWAWVEYMLAQCGPEAGLAAMDAWKAGGSFAAFKRAFQERGCRPYMARRVEDGRRKATAWPVVDGVAPTAA, from the coding sequence ATGGAGCGTCGGTACTCAATCGTTGAACGCGCCCAGGCCCTGCTCGCCGACGAGCAGGGGACGCTCTACAAGGACGCCCCCTACCGGGTCGCGCTCTGCTACCCGAGCCCCTACCACGTGGGCATGAGCTCGCTCGGCTACCAGGCCATCTACGGCGAGGTGCATGCCCATGCCGGGGTGACGGCCGAGCGCGCCTTCCTGCCCGACGACGTGGAGGAGTACCGGCGCACGCGCACGCCGCTCTTCACGCTGGAGACCCAGTCCCCCGTCTCCGAGTTCCCCCTGCTGGCCTTCTCGGTGGCGTACGAGCTGGAGCTCACCGGGCTCTTCTCCATGCTGGAGCTGGCCCGCATCCCCCTGCTCAGGGAGGAGCGCACCGAGCGCCATCCCCTCATCGTCGCGGGCGGCCCGCTCACCTTCTCCAATCCGGATCCGCTCGAGCCCTTCGTGGACGTGCTCGTGCAGGGCGAGGCGGAGGATCTCATCCACGTGCTCCTGGACGCGGCGCCGTCCATGGACAAGGACGCGTTGCTCACCCACCTGGCCGGCATCCCCGGCTTCCGGGTGCCGGGCCGCGGCGGGGCGCGCTACCACGTCGCCAAGAGCACCGATGCGCGGCTGCCCGCGCGCTCGGCCATCATCACCCCCCACACGGAGCTGCGCTCGATGTTCCTCATCGAGCCGGAGCGGGGTTGCTCGCGCGGGTGCCACTACTGCGTCATGCGGCGCACCACCAACGGTGGCATGCGCACCGTGCCGCCCGAGCGCGTGCTCTCGCTCATCCCCGAACACGCCCGGCGCGTGGGCCTGGTGGGCGCGGCGGTGACGGATCACCCCCGCATCGTCGAGCTGCTGCGCACCCTGGTGGACGCCGGACGCGAGGTGGGTGTCTCCTCGCTGCGCGCGGACCGGCTCACCCAGGAGCTGGTGGATCAGCTGCGGCGCGGCGGCGCCACCAACCTCACCGTGGCCGCGGATGGCGCCTCGCAGCGCATGCGCGACCTGGTGGACCGCAAGCACTCCGAGGAGCAGATCGTCCGCGCGGCGAACTTCGCGAGGACGGCCGGCATGCGCCAGCTCAAGGTGTACAACGTCGTGGGCCTGCCCCTGGAGGAGGACGCGGACGTGGACGAGCTGGCCCGCTTCACCACGGAGCTCTCGCGCATCATGCCGGTGGCCCTGGGCGTGGCGCCCTTCGTGGCCAAGCGCAACACCCCCCTGGATGGGGCCCCCTTCGCCGGCATCCGCGAGGTGGAGTCCCGGCTGGAGCGGCTGCGGCGGGGCCTCAAGGGACGGGCGGAAGTGCGGCCCACCTCGGCCCGGTGGGCGTGGGTGGAGTACATGCTCGCCCAGTGTGGCCCCGAGGCGGGCCTGGCCGCCATGGACGCGTGGAAGGCCGGAGGGAGCTTCGCGGCCTTCAAGCGCGCCTTCCAGGAGCGCGGCTGCCGGCCCTATATGGCCCGCCGCGTGGAGGATGGCCGGCGCAAGGCCACCGCCTGGCCCGTCGTGGACGGGGTGGCTCCGACCGCCGCTTGA
- a CDS encoding DUF4920 domain-containing protein, which produces MKTFRATLVTLFALPLVALAGNPAAGQKPAAKLAVQEDCPHPKEAAADAKPNAGWTLTRGEALKGAPAVKLADLLAKPQPHDGKTVRVEGQVRKACQKKGCWMELATGDKGAGVRVTFKDYGFFVPVDSAGSQARVEGVVKVSELSEAMASHYEAEGAIVPRGADGKPREVQLVATGVELRR; this is translated from the coding sequence ATGAAGACCTTCCGCGCGACCCTGGTGACGCTGTTCGCTCTTCCCCTCGTGGCGCTCGCCGGCAACCCGGCCGCCGGGCAGAAGCCCGCCGCGAAGCTCGCCGTCCAGGAGGACTGTCCCCACCCGAAGGAGGCCGCCGCCGACGCCAAGCCCAATGCCGGCTGGACGCTGACGCGCGGAGAGGCCCTCAAGGGCGCCCCGGCGGTGAAGCTCGCCGACCTGCTGGCCAAACCCCAGCCCCACGACGGCAAGACGGTGCGGGTGGAGGGCCAGGTGCGCAAGGCCTGCCAGAAGAAGGGCTGCTGGATGGAGCTGGCCACCGGGGACAAGGGCGCCGGGGTGCGGGTGACGTTCAAGGACTATGGCTTCTTCGTACCGGTGGACTCGGCGGGCTCGCAGGCGCGCGTGGAGGGCGTGGTGAAGGTGTCCGAGCTGAGCGAGGCGATGGCCAGCCACTACGAGGCCGAGGGCGCCATCGTCCCCCGGGGCGCCGACGGCAAGCCGCGCGAGGTGCAGTTGGTGGCCACCGGTGTCGAGCTGCGTCGCTGA
- a CDS encoding DUF2752 domain-containing protein: protein MPTFPSTLLDVKVLLPKPNRTFGASDVLGLLGLVGLLVARYIPVAKLIPFWGCALRETTGWPCLGCGLTRVADRVAHFQFALAWQANPLGTVAAFFFALMVVVTLLHLVFAMPVPELQLSPREWHWVRIVGVLVVLLNYAWVVVATKFPHLLA from the coding sequence ATGCCCACCTTCCCGAGTACACTGCTGGACGTGAAGGTCCTCCTACCCAAGCCCAACCGCACCTTCGGGGCGAGCGACGTGCTCGGCCTGTTGGGGCTCGTCGGTCTGCTCGTCGCCCGCTACATCCCCGTGGCGAAGCTCATCCCCTTCTGGGGGTGCGCCCTGCGCGAGACGACCGGCTGGCCCTGTCTGGGCTGCGGGCTCACGCGCGTGGCGGATCGCGTCGCCCACTTCCAGTTCGCCCTCGCCTGGCAGGCCAATCCCCTGGGCACGGTGGCCGCCTTCTTCTTCGCCCTCATGGTCGTGGTGACGCTGCTCCACCTCGTCTTCGCCATGCCCGTGCCCGAGCTCCAGCTCTCCCCCCGGGAGTGGCACTGGGTGCGCATCGTCGGCGTCCTCGTCGTCCTCCTCAACTACGCCTGGGTCGTGGTGGCGACGAAGTTCCCCCACCTGCTCGCCTAG